In Prunus dulcis chromosome 1, ALMONDv2, whole genome shotgun sequence, the following are encoded in one genomic region:
- the LOC117615655 gene encoding carotenoid 9,10(9',10')-cleavage dioxygenase 1-like isoform X1 translates to MHQLMAVPSCALQVNGSFQTHFISESFNHLKTSLSSAAKPLFKELQQLPIKKVNNVSETMKNTSGKILDALVNSMFKFVDQPLLPSQKNFAPVEEIGSLVEINCTEGEIPPDFAEGVYIRNGNNPLFGGLKSAVSIFGQSHHSWVDGEGMLHAVYFKKDQNGRWIISYKNRYVETETFKLEKHIHNKPCFLPVLQGDASAVLAALLLNGLRFGAVNKYFSNTNVFEHSGRVYSVTENYLPQEVDISTLETLSDWDVNGAWDRPFTGHPKKAPSSGELVIMGTDAKKPYYVLGVISADGKKLHKADLKFKRSVLSHDIGVTQKYNVIIDHPLTVDIQRLAMGGQLMKYEKEGFARIGVMPRYGDAESVKWFEVQTSCTFHILNCFEEGDEVVVRGCRALSSLIPGPDGDVGFNNKFEWFSKGFNFAHHTKDVSSADDIFAEPGYFFSRVYEWRLNMVSGEVEEKNLTGTEFSMEFPFINDQVTGLKHKYGYTQVVDSMASSTCGMGKFGSLAKLYLEESYATTSAEGKCEELIKVEYHKFEENNFCNGSVFVARHGGKGTEEDDGWIVSFVHNEETDVTQVHVIDTSRFGSEAIAKLTLPQRVPYGFHGTFVSMPSQS, encoded by the exons ATGCACCAATTAATGGCAGTCCCCTCTTGTGCTTTACAAGTAAATGGATCTTTTCAGACCCATTTCATCTCTGAGAGTTTTAATCATCTGAAAACCTCACTTTCCTCAGCTGCTAAG CCTCTATTCAAAGAATTGCAGCAACTTCCAATCAAGAAGGTGAATAATGTCTCTGAAACCATGAAAAACACTTCTGGGAAAATCTTAGATGCACTTGTCAACTCCATGTTCAAATTTGTGGATCAACCATTGCTCCCTTCACAG AAAAACTTTGCTCCAGTTGAAGAGATTGGCAGCCTTGTTGAGATCAACTGCACTGAAGGAGAAATCCCCCCTGATTTTGCCGAGGGTGTTTACATAAGAAACG GTAACAATCCATTATTTGGAGGTCTGAAATCAGCAGTTTCCATTTTTGGACAATCACACCACAGTTGGGTAGACGGAGAAGGAATGCTTCATGCAGTATACTTTAAGAAAGACCAAAATGGAAGGTGGATTATCTCCTACAAGAACAGATACGTTGAGACTGAAACATTTAAGCTAGAGAAACACATACATAACAAACCATGTTTCTTACCAGTCCTACAAGGAGATGCTTCAGCAGTTTTAGCTGCACTTCTTCTAAATGGG CTGAGATTTGGCGCAGTGAATAAATACTTTAGCAACACCAATGTTTTTGAGCATTCAGGGAGGGTCTACTCTGTTACAGAGAATTACTTGCCTCAAGAGGTGGACATCTCAACTTTAGAGACTCTTTCTGATTGGGATGTCAATGGTGCTTGGGATCGACCTTTCACTGGCCACccaaag AAAGCTCCAAGTTCCGGAGAGCTAGTCATAATGGGGACGGATGCTAAAAAACCTTACTATGTCCTGGGGGTTATCTCTG CTGATGGAAAAAAACTGCATAAGGCTGAtctcaaattcaaaagaaGTGTCCTCAGCCATGATATAGGAGTCACACAGAA GTACAATGTAATCATTGATCACCCCCTTACAGTGGATATACAAAGACTCGCCATGGGTGGCCA ATTAATGAAGTATGAAAAGGAAGGGTTTGCGAGGATCGGGGTGATGCCCCGTTATGGTGATGCAGAGTCTGTCAAATGGTTTGAGGTACAAACCAGTTGCACATTCCACATTCTCAATTGCTTTGAGGAGGGCGATGAG GTTGTGGTGAGGGGATGTAGAGCTCTTTCATCCCTCATACCAGGTCCTGATGGTGACGTTGGTTTCAACAACAAATTCGAGTGGTTCTCCAAGGGCTTCAATTTTGCACACCATACAAAGGACGTCTCTTCTGCTGATGATATTTTTGCAGAGCCTGGATATTTCTTTTCTCGTGTATATGAATGGAGACTGAACATGGTATCTGGGGAAGTTGAGGAGAAAAATTTAACCGGAACTGAATTTTCCATGGAATTCCCTTTCATCAATGACCAAGTAACTGGTTTAAAACATAAGTATGGCTACACCCAAGTCGTCGACTCCATGGCAAGCTCTACATGTg GCATGGGAAAATTTGGATCTCTAGCCAAATTATATTTGGAGGAATCGTATGCTACGACATCTGCG GAGGGAAAGTGTGAGGAGTTGATAAAGGTTGAATATCACAAGTTTGAGGAGAACAACTTCTGTAATGGAAGCGTTTTTGTGGCTAGGCATGGAGGCAAAGGCACGGAGGAAGATGATGGTTGGATTGTCAGTTTTGTCCACAATGAAGAAACTGATGTCACCCAA GTTCATGTTATTGATACAAGTAGGTTTGGAAGTGAAGCGATTGCTAAACTCACATTGCCACAGCGCGTGCCATATGGTTTTCATGGAACGTTTGTATCAATGCCTAGTCAATCTTAG
- the LOC117615655 gene encoding carotenoid 9,10(9',10')-cleavage dioxygenase 1-like isoform X2 gives MKNTSGKILDALVNSMFKFVDQPLLPSQKNFAPVEEIGSLVEINCTEGEIPPDFAEGVYIRNGNNPLFGGLKSAVSIFGQSHHSWVDGEGMLHAVYFKKDQNGRWIISYKNRYVETETFKLEKHIHNKPCFLPVLQGDASAVLAALLLNGLRFGAVNKYFSNTNVFEHSGRVYSVTENYLPQEVDISTLETLSDWDVNGAWDRPFTGHPKKAPSSGELVIMGTDAKKPYYVLGVISADGKKLHKADLKFKRSVLSHDIGVTQKYNVIIDHPLTVDIQRLAMGGQLMKYEKEGFARIGVMPRYGDAESVKWFEVQTSCTFHILNCFEEGDEVVVRGCRALSSLIPGPDGDVGFNNKFEWFSKGFNFAHHTKDVSSADDIFAEPGYFFSRVYEWRLNMVSGEVEEKNLTGTEFSMEFPFINDQVTGLKHKYGYTQVVDSMASSTCGMGKFGSLAKLYLEESYATTSAEGKCEELIKVEYHKFEENNFCNGSVFVARHGGKGTEEDDGWIVSFVHNEETDVTQVHVIDTSRFGSEAIAKLTLPQRVPYGFHGTFVSMPSQS, from the exons ATGAAAAACACTTCTGGGAAAATCTTAGATGCACTTGTCAACTCCATGTTCAAATTTGTGGATCAACCATTGCTCCCTTCACAG AAAAACTTTGCTCCAGTTGAAGAGATTGGCAGCCTTGTTGAGATCAACTGCACTGAAGGAGAAATCCCCCCTGATTTTGCCGAGGGTGTTTACATAAGAAACG GTAACAATCCATTATTTGGAGGTCTGAAATCAGCAGTTTCCATTTTTGGACAATCACACCACAGTTGGGTAGACGGAGAAGGAATGCTTCATGCAGTATACTTTAAGAAAGACCAAAATGGAAGGTGGATTATCTCCTACAAGAACAGATACGTTGAGACTGAAACATTTAAGCTAGAGAAACACATACATAACAAACCATGTTTCTTACCAGTCCTACAAGGAGATGCTTCAGCAGTTTTAGCTGCACTTCTTCTAAATGGG CTGAGATTTGGCGCAGTGAATAAATACTTTAGCAACACCAATGTTTTTGAGCATTCAGGGAGGGTCTACTCTGTTACAGAGAATTACTTGCCTCAAGAGGTGGACATCTCAACTTTAGAGACTCTTTCTGATTGGGATGTCAATGGTGCTTGGGATCGACCTTTCACTGGCCACccaaag AAAGCTCCAAGTTCCGGAGAGCTAGTCATAATGGGGACGGATGCTAAAAAACCTTACTATGTCCTGGGGGTTATCTCTG CTGATGGAAAAAAACTGCATAAGGCTGAtctcaaattcaaaagaaGTGTCCTCAGCCATGATATAGGAGTCACACAGAA GTACAATGTAATCATTGATCACCCCCTTACAGTGGATATACAAAGACTCGCCATGGGTGGCCA ATTAATGAAGTATGAAAAGGAAGGGTTTGCGAGGATCGGGGTGATGCCCCGTTATGGTGATGCAGAGTCTGTCAAATGGTTTGAGGTACAAACCAGTTGCACATTCCACATTCTCAATTGCTTTGAGGAGGGCGATGAG GTTGTGGTGAGGGGATGTAGAGCTCTTTCATCCCTCATACCAGGTCCTGATGGTGACGTTGGTTTCAACAACAAATTCGAGTGGTTCTCCAAGGGCTTCAATTTTGCACACCATACAAAGGACGTCTCTTCTGCTGATGATATTTTTGCAGAGCCTGGATATTTCTTTTCTCGTGTATATGAATGGAGACTGAACATGGTATCTGGGGAAGTTGAGGAGAAAAATTTAACCGGAACTGAATTTTCCATGGAATTCCCTTTCATCAATGACCAAGTAACTGGTTTAAAACATAAGTATGGCTACACCCAAGTCGTCGACTCCATGGCAAGCTCTACATGTg GCATGGGAAAATTTGGATCTCTAGCCAAATTATATTTGGAGGAATCGTATGCTACGACATCTGCG GAGGGAAAGTGTGAGGAGTTGATAAAGGTTGAATATCACAAGTTTGAGGAGAACAACTTCTGTAATGGAAGCGTTTTTGTGGCTAGGCATGGAGGCAAAGGCACGGAGGAAGATGATGGTTGGATTGTCAGTTTTGTCCACAATGAAGAAACTGATGTCACCCAA GTTCATGTTATTGATACAAGTAGGTTTGGAAGTGAAGCGATTGCTAAACTCACATTGCCACAGCGCGTGCCATATGGTTTTCATGGAACGTTTGTATCAATGCCTAGTCAATCTTAG
- the LOC117618909 gene encoding carotenoid 9,10(9',10')-cleavage dioxygenase 1-like → MLDPLIEVASTSRDDSHALYFKEDHDGSWIISYNNRYVETETFKLEKQKHNKPCFLPALERDAAAVIAAYILNGLRFGTINKHLSNTNVFEHSGRLYSIAENYLPQEMDILTLETICDWNVNGAWNRPFSSHPKKAPNSGELVIMGVDAKKPYCVLGVISADGKLLHKVDLEFKSSTLSHDIGVTQKYNVIIDHPLTVDVKRVTMGGLLLKYEKEEYARIGVMPRYGDSDSVKWFEVQTNCTFHILNCFEEANEVVVRGCRALTSLLPGPDGGLNKYEWFSKGFNFADDHSAETGYLFSRLYEWRLNMVSGDVEERNLTGTDFSMDFPFINEQVTGLKHKYGYAQVIDSMASSDTGMGKYGSLAKLYLEESNSTSFEGKCEDLIKVEYHKFEEKNFCSGSVFVARHGGKGMEEDDGWIVTFVHNEETDVTQVHVIDAKKFESEPIAKLTLPQRVPYGFHATLVSMPCQS, encoded by the exons ATGTTG gatccactAATAGAAGTAGCATCTACTTCAAGAGATGACAGTCATGCACTCTACTTCAAAGAAGATCATGATGGAAGTTGGATTATCTCCTACAACAACAGATATGTTGAGACTGAAACATTTAAGCTAGAGAAACAGAAGCATAATAAGCCATGTTTCTTACCAGCCCTAGAAAGAGATGCAGCAGCAGTTATAGCAGCATATATTCTAAATGGG TTGAGGTTTGGCACAATCAATAAACACTTGAGCAACACCAATGTTTTTGAGCATTCAGGAAGGCTCTATTCGATTGCAGAGAATTATTTACCTCAAGAGATGGACATCTTGACATTAGAAACTATTTGTGATTGGAATGTCAATGGAGCTTGGAATCGACCTTTCAGCAGCCATccaaag AAAGCTCCAAACTCCGGAGAGCTAGTCATAATGGGGGTAGATGCAAAGAAACCTTACTGTGTTTTGGGTGTTATCTCTG CTGATGGAAAATTACTGCATAAGGTTGATCTCGAGTTCAAAAGCAGTACGCTTAGCCATGATATAGGAGTCACACAGAA GTACAATGTAATCATTGATCATCCCCTCACGGTTGATGTAAAGCGAGTCACCATGGGTGGCCT ATTATTGAAGTATGAAAAGGAAGAGTATGCAAGGATTGGAGTGATGCCACGTTATGGTGATTCAGACTCAGTCAAGTGGTTTGAGGTACAAACCAATTGCACATTTCACATTCTCAATTGCTTTGAGGAGGCTAATGAG GTTGTAGTGAGGGGATGCAGGGCTCTCACATCCCTCTTGCCAGGTCCTGATGGTGGACTTAACAAATATGAGTGGTTCTCAAAAGGGTTCAACTTTGCAGATGATCATTCTGCAGAGACTGGATATTTGTTTTCTCGTTTATATGAATGGAGATTGAACATGGTCTCTGGAGATGTGGAGGAGAGAAATTTAACCGGAACTGATTTCTCCATGGATTTTCCTTTCATCAATGAACAAGTAACTGGTTTGAAACACAAGTATGGCTATGCACAGGTCATTGATTCTATGGCAAGCTCTGACACtg GCATGGGAAAATATGGATCTCTAGCCAAATTATATTTGGAGGAATCGAATTCTACGTCATTT GAGGGAAAGTGTGAGGATTTGATAAAAGTTGAGTACCATAAGTTTGAGGAGAAAAACTTTTGCAGTGGAAGCGTTTTTGTGGCTAGGCATGGAGGCAAAGGCATGGAGGAAGATGATGGTTGGATTGTCACTTTTGTCCACAATGAAGAAACTGATGTCACCCAA GTTCATGTAATTGACGCaaagaaatttgaaagtgAACCGATTGCGAAACTCACATTGCCACAGCGGGTGCCATATGGTTTTCATGCAACTTTGGTGTCAATGCCTTGTCAATCTTAG
- the LOC117615755 gene encoding protein JINGUBANG-like, giving the protein MELDLKYPKKSLVSFIYVERDNAMEGSNNIDQQEEAIICDQEDSSSRSMPSSPHTTMPLPPPSPESPWTLSPLQTPSPSLLYHCIASLHRREGIIYSIAISRQQGLVFTGSKSNRIRVWRQPDYIEYGCIKATSGEVRSTLAYGDFLFTTHKDHKIRIWNFKVPDNFRSKKVSSIPKKSSFSLFLKTNTQKHKECVSCLAYYHAEGLLYTGSYDKTVKAWRVLTKNCVDSFVAHEHNVNAILVKQDDGCVFTCSSDGSVKIWRRVFSENSHTLVMTLNFQNYPIYALALSTSSFNSNCFLYSGSSDGTINFWEKEKITFRFNHGGFLQGHNFAVLCLVAVETLIFSGSEDTTIRVWRREEGSCFHECLAVLNGHRGPVRCLAACLEMDKVVKGFLVYSASLDQSFKVWKVKVSPEEKMGFSYMKRSFSRTKVRDYETSPVLSPSWVERKLLQR; this is encoded by the coding sequence ATGGAATTGGACTTGAAATATCCCAAGAAATCCCTCGTTAGCTTCATATATGTAGAGAGAGATAATGCAATGGAGGGAAGTAACAATATTGatcaacaagaagaagctaTCATCTGTGACCAAGAAGATAGCAGCAGCCGTTCAATGCCTTCCAGCCCCCACACCACAATGCCATTGCCACCCCCAAGCCCAGAGTCCCCATGGACCCTCTCCCCTCTCCAAACCCCATCCCCTTCGCTTCTTTACCATTGCATTGCCTCGCTGCATCGCCGCGAAGGCATCATCTACTCCATTGCCATTTCAAGGCAGCAGGGGCTAGTCTTCACGGGCTCCAAGAGCAACCGAATTCGCGTATGGAGGCAGCCGGACTACATAGAATACGGTTGCATCAAGGCAACTTCAGGTGAAGTAAGAAGCACTTTGGCTTATGGTGACTTTCTTTTCACCACACACAAGGATCACAAAATCAGAATATGGAACTTCAAAGTCCCAGACAATTTCAGGTCCAAAAAGGTCTCCTCCATCCCCAAAAAGAgctcattttctttgtttttgaaaaCCAACACCCAAAAACACAAAGAATGTGTTTCCTGCTTGGCATATTATCATGCAGAAGGCCTGCTATACACTGGCTCATATGACAAAACAGTCAAAGCCTGGAGGGTCTTAACCAAAAACTGTGTGGATTCATTTGTGGCACATGAACACAATGTCAATGCAATTTTGGTGAAGCAAGATGATGGCTGTGTTTTCACTTGCTCCTCAGATGGGTCAGTGAAGATTTGGAGAAGGGTATTTAGTGAAAACTCTCACACTCTCGTCATGACTCTGAATTTCCAAAACTACCCTATATATGCATTGGCCCTAAGCACTTCATCATTCAACTCCAATTGTTTCCTTTACTCTGGTTCTTCAGATGGaacaattaatttctgggagaaggagaaaataaCCTTCAGATTTAACCATGGTGGGTTTTTACAGGGTCACAATTTTGCAGTGCTCTGCCTAGTGGCTGTGGAGACGTTGATATTTAGTGGGTCAGAGGATACAACCATTAGGGTTTGGAGAAGAGAGGAAGGGAGCTGTTTCCATGAGTGTTTGGCTGTGCTGAATGGGCACAGAGGGCCTGTGAGGTGTTTGGCTGCTTGTTTGGAGATGGACAAAGTTGTGAAGGGGTTTCTGGTTTATAGTGCAAGTTTGGACCAGAGTTTTAAGGTTTGGAAGGTCAAGGTGTCACCAGAAGAGAAGATGGGGTTCAGTTATATGAAGAGGAGTTTTTCCAGGACTAAGGTTAGGGATTATGAGACTAGCCCTGTGTTGTCTCCTTCATGGGTTGAGAGGAAGCTGCTTCAAAGGTAA
- the LOC117615756 gene encoding aquaporin TIP4-1: protein MAKIALGTTSEAALPELWRALVVEFITTFLFVFAGVGSAMATDKLEADALVALFAIAVTHALVVAVMISAGHISGGHLNPAVTLGLLVGGHITVFRSLLYWIDQLLAAAAACYLLEYLTGGLTTPIHSLASGVGYLQGVIWEIILTFSLLFTVYATIVDPKKGALNGLGPTLTGFVVGANILAGGAFSGASMNPARSFGPALVSWNWTDHWVYWVGPLIGGGLAGFIYENFFIFGPTTHLPIPTEEGAF from the exons ATGGCGAAAATAGCCTTGGGAACCACCAGTGAGGCTGCCCTGCCAGAATTATGGAGAGCCCTCGTGGTTGAGTTCATCACCACCTTCCTCTTTGTCTTTGCTGGTGTTGGATCAGCCATGGCTACTG ATAAGCTAGAAGCAGATGCATTAGTCGCGTTGTTTGCCATAGCTGTGACACATGCACTAGTTGTGGCCGTCATGATATCCGCCGGCCACATTTCCGGCGGTCACCTTAACCCGGCTGTCACCCTCGGCCTCCTCGTTGGCGGTCACATTACCGTCTTCCGATCCCTACTCTATTGGATCGATCAATTGTTAGCAGCCGCCGCAGCTTGTTACCTGCTAGAATACCTCACTGGTGGATTG ACTACACCAATTCATTCGCTTGCAAGTGGGGTTGGATACTTACAAGGTGTGATATGGGAGATTATCCTCACATTCTCCTTGCTCTTCACAGTCTACGCTACAATTGTGGACCCCAAGAAAGGAGCTCTTAACGGTTTAGGCCCCACACTCACTGGGTTTGTGGTTGGGGCCAACATCCTAGCTGGTGGGGCCTTCTCAGGGGCTTCAATGAACCCAGCAAGGTCCTTTGGTCCGGCTTTGGTGAGCTGGAACTGGACTGACCACTGGGTTTACTGGGTTGGGCCCCTCATTGGTGGTGGGCTTGCTGGGTTCATCTATGAAAACTTCTTCATTTTCGGACCAACAACTCATCTCCCCATTCCCACTGAGGAAGGGGCTTTTTGA